In the Streptomyces sp. BHT-5-2 genome, one interval contains:
- a CDS encoding glycerophosphodiester phosphodiesterase family protein, with translation MSFLTIGHRGLMGVEPENTLRSFVRAEREGVDAVELDLHLSKDGALVVMHDPDVDRTTDGTGPVAERTLAELRELDAGQGERIPVFEDVAEAVRLPLQAEIKDVAAAQALAEVVRSRDLTCRVEVISFHDEALAEIRTLLPEVRTGLVGEWYDAGIVDRATAVGAALVSLDIRRLTLEVVERAHAAGLRVLGWTVNTHDQLRLARGLGLDGVVTDQPEIRRAVRFTA, from the coding sequence TTGTCCTTTCTCACCATCGGGCACCGCGGATTGATGGGTGTGGAGCCGGAGAACACCCTGCGCTCCTTCGTACGCGCCGAACGTGAGGGCGTCGACGCCGTCGAACTGGACCTGCACCTGAGCAAGGACGGCGCGCTGGTGGTGATGCACGATCCGGACGTCGACCGGACCACCGACGGCACCGGCCCGGTCGCCGAGCGCACCCTCGCCGAGCTGCGCGAGCTGGACGCCGGGCAGGGGGAGCGGATCCCGGTGTTCGAGGACGTGGCGGAGGCGGTGCGGCTTCCGCTGCAGGCGGAGATCAAGGACGTCGCGGCGGCGCAGGCGCTGGCCGAGGTGGTGCGCTCGCGTGATCTGACCTGCCGGGTGGAGGTCATCTCGTTCCACGACGAGGCCCTGGCGGAGATCCGCACGCTGCTGCCGGAGGTGCGCACCGGGCTGGTCGGCGAGTGGTACGACGCCGGCATCGTGGACCGCGCGACGGCGGTGGGCGCGGCTCTGGTGTCGCTCGACATCCGGCGGCTCACCCTCGAAGTGGTCGAGCGGGCGCACGCCGCGGGGCTGCGGGTGCTGGGCTGGACGGTGAACACCCACGACCAGCTGCGGCTGGCGCGCGGGCTGGGGCTGGACGGGGTGGTGACCGACCAGCCGGAGATCCGGCGGGCGGTGCGCTTCACGGCGTAG
- a CDS encoding GNAT family N-acetyltransferase: MLTTPLTFRDATEADVPALVALVESAYRGDASRAGWTTEADLLDGRRTDPDGVAEVVRNDHGRLLVAERDGELVACCQLEHRGDHVYFGMFAVRPQLQGAGLGKVIIAEAERTALATWGAPEMRMTVIRQREELIAWYERRGYHRTGRLSAFPYGDERFGIPQRPDLEFELLVKPLG, encoded by the coding sequence ATGCTCACCACCCCGCTGACCTTCCGCGACGCCACCGAGGCCGACGTCCCCGCGCTCGTCGCGCTGGTGGAGTCGGCCTACCGCGGGGACGCCAGCCGGGCCGGGTGGACGACCGAGGCGGATCTGCTGGACGGCCGACGGACCGACCCGGACGGCGTCGCCGAGGTCGTGCGCAACGACCACGGCCGGCTGCTGGTCGCCGAGCGGGACGGCGAACTGGTCGCCTGCTGCCAGCTGGAGCACCGCGGGGACCACGTCTACTTCGGGATGTTCGCCGTCCGCCCCCAGCTGCAGGGCGCCGGCCTGGGCAAGGTGATCATCGCCGAGGCCGAGCGCACGGCGCTGGCCACCTGGGGCGCCCCGGAGATGCGGATGACCGTCATCCGCCAGCGCGAGGAACTCATCGCCTGGTACGAGCGCCGCGGCTACCACCGCACCGGCCGGCTCAGCGCGTTCCCCTACGGCGACGAGCGGTTCGGCATTCCGCAGCGCCCCGACCTGGAGTTCGAGCTGCTGGTCAAGCCGCTGGGCTGA
- a CDS encoding VOC family protein, which translates to MVQVLSSRVLLRPADPERSRTFYGEALGLAVYREFGTGPERGTVYFLGGGFLEVSGRATDAPTPTLQLWLQVADAARAHEELVARGVEVLRPPVREPWGLIEMWIADPDGHKVVVVEVPADHPLRYRP; encoded by the coding sequence ATGGTGCAGGTACTGAGCAGCAGGGTGCTGTTGCGGCCGGCCGATCCTGAGCGGTCGCGGACGTTCTACGGCGAGGCGCTGGGGCTGGCGGTCTACCGCGAGTTCGGCACCGGCCCCGAGCGCGGCACGGTGTACTTCCTCGGCGGCGGCTTCCTGGAGGTCTCCGGGCGGGCCACGGACGCACCGACGCCGACCCTTCAGCTGTGGCTGCAGGTGGCGGACGCGGCGCGGGCGCACGAGGAGCTGGTGGCCCGCGGGGTGGAGGTGCTGCGGCCGCCGGTGCGCGAGCCGTGGGGGCTGATCGAGATGTGGATCGCCGACCCGGACGGCCACAAGGTCGTCGTCGTGGAAGTCCCGGCGGACCATCCGCTCCGATACCGGCCCTGA